The Henckelia pumila isolate YLH828 chromosome 2, ASM3356847v2, whole genome shotgun sequence genome includes a window with the following:
- the LOC140883158 gene encoding uncharacterized protein isoform X3 has product MAEKSSSSSSYGGIPCPICLEPVTQESYLDRCFHKFCYDCILRWTTVVASKHSSTPSSLKCPMCKVENISIIYGYDGSFFQQHYVNKCLGNSEFFSESHRYRLKCYYTEPGNLDGKLHVSRYWKFHKYLQPNSWLHDWLRREIQAVMQEEDVDIIVHHVHGVINSLRRDTSKHLTMSAEMVREEFRMIVSEAVKPFITGRTERLEIE; this is encoded by the exons ATGGCGGAAAAAAGCAGCAGCAGCTCCTCTTACGGTGGGATTCCTTGCCCCATTTGCCTCGAACCCGTCACTCAAGAATCCTACTTGGATCGCTGTTTTC ATAAATTTTGCTATGATTGCATTTTACGATGGACCACTGTAGTTGCAAGCAAACACTCTTCTACACCTTCATCATTGAAGTGTCCTATGTGCAAG GTAGAAAATATCTCCATAATTTATGGCTACGATGGAAGTTTTTTTCAACAGCATTATGTTAACAAGTGTTTGGGGAATAG TGAGTTCTTTTCAGAATCACACAGATATAGATTGAAATGCTACTACACTGAACCAG GTAATCTAGATGGTAAACTACACGTCTCACGTTATTGGAAGTTTCACAAGTATCTTCAACCGAATAGTTGGCTTCATGACTGGTTGAGAAGGGAAATTCAGGCAGTAATGCAG GAGGAAGATGTAGACATCATTGTGCATCACGTGCATGGTGTGATCAATTCATTGAGAAG AGatacatcaaaacatttaacaATGTCGGCTGAGATGGTGCGAGAAGAGTTCCGGATGATAGTATCTGAAGCAGTTAAACCTTTCATAACTGGTAGAACAGAAAG GTTGGAAATTGAATGA
- the LOC140883158 gene encoding uncharacterized protein isoform X1, giving the protein MAEKSSSSSSYGGIPCPICLEPVTQESYLDRCFHKFCYDCILRWTTVVASKHSSTPSSLKCPMCKVENISIIYGYDGSFFQQHYVNKCLGNSEFFSESHRYRLKCYYTEPGNLDGKLHVSRYWKFHKYLQPNSWLHDWLRREIQAVMQEEDVDIIVHHVHGVINSLRRDTSKHLTMSAEMVREEFRMIVSEAVKPFITGRTERFVNELELFLASGLTINAFDKVYIEHLGWKLNEKSENDQGETLEHTPVVPFLYIFDEDCDEN; this is encoded by the exons ATGGCGGAAAAAAGCAGCAGCAGCTCCTCTTACGGTGGGATTCCTTGCCCCATTTGCCTCGAACCCGTCACTCAAGAATCCTACTTGGATCGCTGTTTTC ATAAATTTTGCTATGATTGCATTTTACGATGGACCACTGTAGTTGCAAGCAAACACTCTTCTACACCTTCATCATTGAAGTGTCCTATGTGCAAG GTAGAAAATATCTCCATAATTTATGGCTACGATGGAAGTTTTTTTCAACAGCATTATGTTAACAAGTGTTTGGGGAATAG TGAGTTCTTTTCAGAATCACACAGATATAGATTGAAATGCTACTACACTGAACCAG GTAATCTAGATGGTAAACTACACGTCTCACGTTATTGGAAGTTTCACAAGTATCTTCAACCGAATAGTTGGCTTCATGACTGGTTGAGAAGGGAAATTCAGGCAGTAATGCAG GAGGAAGATGTAGACATCATTGTGCATCACGTGCATGGTGTGATCAATTCATTGAGAAG AGatacatcaaaacatttaacaATGTCGGCTGAGATGGTGCGAGAAGAGTTCCGGATGATAGTATCTGAAGCAGTTAAACCTTTCATAACTGGTAGAACAGAAAGGTTTGTTAATGAATTGGAATTGTTTCTTGCATCGGGACTTACTATCAACGCTTTTGATAAGGTCTATATTGAGCATTTAGGTTGGAAATTGAATGAAAAGAGCGAGAATGATCAAGGTGAAACTCTTGAACACACACCTGTAGTTCCATTCTTGTACATATTTGATGAAGACTGCGATGAAAACTGA
- the LOC140883158 gene encoding uncharacterized protein isoform X2 yields MDHCSCKQTLFYTFIIEVSYVQVQVENISIIYGYDGSFFQQHYVNKCLGNSEFFSESHRYRLKCYYTEPGNLDGKLHVSRYWKFHKYLQPNSWLHDWLRREIQAVMQEEDVDIIVHHVHGVINSLRRDTSKHLTMSAEMVREEFRMIVSEAVKPFITGRTERFVNELELFLASGLTINAFDKVYIEHLGWKLNEKSENDQGETLEHTPVVPFLYIFDEDCDEN; encoded by the exons ATGGACCACTGTAGTTGCAAGCAAACACTCTTCTACACCTTCATCATTGAAGTGTCCTATGTGCAAG TGCAGGTAGAAAATATCTCCATAATTTATGGCTACGATGGAAGTTTTTTTCAACAGCATTATGTTAACAAGTGTTTGGGGAATAG TGAGTTCTTTTCAGAATCACACAGATATAGATTGAAATGCTACTACACTGAACCAG GTAATCTAGATGGTAAACTACACGTCTCACGTTATTGGAAGTTTCACAAGTATCTTCAACCGAATAGTTGGCTTCATGACTGGTTGAGAAGGGAAATTCAGGCAGTAATGCAG GAGGAAGATGTAGACATCATTGTGCATCACGTGCATGGTGTGATCAATTCATTGAGAAG AGatacatcaaaacatttaacaATGTCGGCTGAGATGGTGCGAGAAGAGTTCCGGATGATAGTATCTGAAGCAGTTAAACCTTTCATAACTGGTAGAACAGAAAGGTTTGTTAATGAATTGGAATTGTTTCTTGCATCGGGACTTACTATCAACGCTTTTGATAAGGTCTATATTGAGCATTTAGGTTGGAAATTGAATGAAAAGAGCGAGAATGATCAAGGTGAAACTCTTGAACACACACCTGTAGTTCCATTCTTGTACATATTTGATGAAGACTGCGATGAAAACTGA